One genomic segment of Candidatus Woesearchaeota archaeon includes these proteins:
- a CDS encoding hydroxyacid dehydrogenase has product MKLKTLITAPAYFNKEAVQAFQQFSEVTVKQYSSEDLLKHIAEYHILAIRVDTTVDKHLLDAATNLKVIATATTGTDHIDIEYAKKKGIEVIALQGANTIATAEHTLALLLTLIRKIPAAHASLLRGEWNRPAYMGTEISGKKLGVVGFGRIGRDIAARARAFGMEILAYDPYLKPEDFVQHHATQKDMNTLLKEADVITLHVLLTPETKGMMNKEKLALLKPNAILLNCSRGEVVVEKDLVEALEQKKIAGTALDVFPEEPLKQTSFLIRYAKTHDNLIITPHIAGSTHEAIHQAGLYAAAKTKEFLKV; this is encoded by the coding sequence ATGAAACTCAAAACACTCATAACAGCTCCTGCGTACTTTAACAAAGAAGCAGTGCAAGCATTTCAACAGTTCAGTGAAGTGACCGTCAAACAATATTCTTCTGAAGACCTCCTCAAACACATCGCAGAATATCATATTCTCGCAATCCGCGTCGATACAACAGTAGACAAGCATCTCTTAGACGCAGCGACAAATCTCAAAGTCATCGCGACAGCAACAACAGGAACAGACCACATTGACATCGAATACGCGAAAAAGAAAGGAATTGAAGTCATTGCGTTGCAGGGCGCAAACACGATTGCGACAGCGGAACACACCCTTGCGCTTCTTCTCACACTCATCAGAAAAATTCCAGCAGCGCACGCGTCATTACTCAGAGGAGAATGGAATCGGCCAGCGTACATGGGCACAGAAATTTCTGGAAAAAAGCTTGGTGTTGTCGGCTTTGGCAGAATTGGACGAGACATCGCAGCACGAGCACGAGCGTTTGGCATGGAAATTCTCGCCTACGATCCATATCTGAAGCCAGAAGATTTCGTACAGCATCATGCAACACAAAAAGACATGAATACGTTATTGAAAGAAGCGGATGTCATCACGCTGCACGTTCTGCTCACCCCAGAAACAAAAGGTATGATGAACAAAGAAAAACTTGCGCTGCTCAAACCAAACGCGATTCTACTCAACTGCTCACGAGGAGAAGTCGTTGTGGAAAAAGACCTTGTTGAAGCGTTGGAACAAAAAAAGATCGCGGGGACGGCGTTAGACGTTTTCCCTGAAGAACCACTCAAACAGACAAGCTTTCTCATAAGATACGCAAAAACGCATGACAATCTTATTATCACCCCACACATCGCGGGTTCAACACATGAAGCAATTCATCAAGCAGGATTGTACGCCGCAGCAAAAACAAAAGAGTTTCTGAAGGTATAA
- a CDS encoding (d)CMP kinase produces the protein MAAKNTTNQKPIRITISGEAGSGKSTVADIIANKLKLKRHSTGDYMRTMAAARGVTIIELNKIGETDPSIDKELDDWQKKLEKKKDEGFVLDSRLGFHFIPSSIKVFLSADIKVRAERIYNDQRLVEDNPSLKKTIENIKKRQTLERERYKEKYGIDYLDFKKYDLVLDTTKMSPSEVAEKVIAFVKK, from the coding sequence ATGGCTGCAAAAAATACGACCAACCAAAAACCTATTCGCATCACTATCTCTGGCGAAGCTGGCTCTGGCAAAAGCACTGTCGCGGACATTATCGCGAACAAACTAAAACTGAAACGACATTCTACAGGAGATTACATGCGCACGATGGCTGCTGCACGCGGCGTGACGATTATTGAACTCAACAAAATTGGCGAAACAGATCCTTCTATAGATAAGGAACTCGACGACTGGCAGAAGAAATTAGAGAAAAAAAAAGACGAAGGATTTGTTCTTGACTCTCGTCTGGGGTTTCATTTTATTCCTTCCAGCATTAAGGTTTTCTTGTCCGCGGACATTAAAGTTCGCGCTGAACGAATCTATAATGATCAACGGCTCGTTGAAGATAATCCTTCTCTCAAAAAAACCATTGAAAATATCAAAAAACGTCAGACTTTGGAGCGAGAGCGCTATAAAGAAAAATATGGGATAGATTATCTTGACTTTAAGAAATATGATCTTGTTCTTGACACAACTAAGATGAGCCCTTCTGAAGTTGCGGAGAAGGTTATTGCGTTTGTGAAAAAGTAA
- the ftsZ gene encoding cell division protein FtsZ, whose amino-acid sequence MNIDAELEELLTRQRATIKVIGCGGGGNNTINRVTEVGIEGAETIAINTDAQDLLYTTADKKILIGKELTKGLGAGSMPRVGEEAAVESEHEIKEKLTGADMVFITCGLGGGTGTGSAPVVAEIAKKLGALTVGIVTMPFAMEGKRRYENALLGLEKLEENVDTLIVIPNEKLLELAPDLPLHTAFKVADEILTNAVKGIAELVTKAGLVNLDFADIRTVMGNGGVALIGVGESDSDNRAVEAVEKAIHNPLLDVDISGANGALINVSGGPDMTLEEARKIVETVSEKLDPDARIIWGAQISEDLKNIIRTMLIVTGVKSSQIFGKTHKAAEKGRKEMENDLGIEFVH is encoded by the coding sequence ATGAACATTGACGCTGAACTTGAGGAGCTCCTCACAAGACAACGCGCAACCATTAAAGTTATTGGCTGCGGCGGTGGCGGCAATAACACGATCAACAGAGTCACTGAGGTTGGTATTGAAGGCGCGGAAACTATCGCGATCAACACAGACGCGCAAGACCTCCTCTACACAACCGCTGACAAAAAGATCCTCATCGGCAAGGAACTTACCAAAGGCCTTGGCGCAGGATCCATGCCTCGCGTCGGCGAAGAAGCCGCAGTTGAAAGCGAGCATGAAATCAAAGAAAAACTTACTGGCGCTGATATGGTGTTCATCACTTGCGGTTTGGGCGGTGGAACAGGAACTGGTTCAGCTCCTGTTGTCGCGGAAATCGCGAAAAAATTAGGCGCCCTCACTGTTGGCATTGTCACGATGCCTTTCGCAATGGAAGGAAAACGACGATATGAAAACGCGTTACTCGGGCTTGAAAAACTTGAAGAAAATGTGGATACATTAATCGTTATTCCCAACGAAAAGTTACTTGAGCTTGCTCCTGACTTGCCGTTGCACACCGCGTTCAAAGTTGCTGACGAAATTTTGACCAACGCGGTCAAAGGGATCGCAGAACTTGTTACCAAAGCAGGACTGGTCAACCTTGACTTTGCGGACATCCGCACGGTCATGGGCAACGGCGGTGTCGCGCTTATTGGTGTCGGCGAAAGTGACAGCGATAATAGAGCTGTTGAAGCTGTCGAAAAAGCAATTCACAATCCTTTGCTTGACGTGGACATCTCTGGCGCAAATGGAGCATTGATCAATGTTTCCGGTGGTCCAGACATGACGCTGGAAGAGGCACGAAAGATTGTTGAGACGGTCTCTGAAAAGCTCGATCCAGACGCTCGCATTATCTGGGGCGCGCAAATTTCAGAGGATCTGAAAAATATCATTCGAACTATGTTGATTGTGACCGGCGTCAAGTCTTCGCAGATTTTTGGGAAGACACACAAAGCAGCAGAAAAAGGCCGCAAAGAAATGGAAAATGATTTGGGCATTGAGTTTGTCCATTAA
- the albA gene encoding DNA-binding protein Alba, which translates to MTGDNSIFIGNKPFMNYVTSIVMQFTTKEASEVIVKARGKFISRAVDVSEVATKRFLTDQIDVKAINIGSEGFENEEGKNIRVSTIEIVLTKRDGTEGDSQNRAEETLQE; encoded by the coding sequence ATGACAGGTGATAACTCTATTTTTATAGGCAACAAGCCGTTTATGAATTATGTAACCAGTATCGTGATGCAGTTCACCACAAAGGAAGCTTCTGAAGTGATTGTCAAAGCACGAGGAAAATTCATATCCCGAGCAGTGGATGTTTCTGAAGTCGCGACAAAACGTTTTCTCACAGACCAAATTGATGTCAAGGCAATTAACATTGGCAGTGAAGGCTTTGAAAATGAAGAAGGGAAAAATATCAGAGTCTCGACAATAGAAATAGTGCTGACAAAAAGAGATGGTACAGAGGGAGATTCTCAAAATAGAGCTGAAGAAACACTTCAGGAATAG
- a CDS encoding ATP-binding protein: MVVVESLKSTIARERIGSLIQIDTLDNAIRDLLEAPNFEEGRFTYKGNSFYWDFEWEFDRNAVLPEALRNINERRAKVREGNRDAMKDLSEEYFNAYNETRISEFIFAYFAEKEKAPKYEAIVEEAVVNAIEHGSLYGENGPVKVRMYGGERGILTIVEDKGNGTILSNLSPEEITIMTGKKQESRGHGKALYSMNNTFVGSERVRDSFQVILLYLV; encoded by the coding sequence ATGGTAGTTGTAGAATCGTTGAAAAGCACTATTGCTCGAGAAAGAATTGGTTCACTAATACAAATAGATACGCTTGATAATGCAATAAGAGACCTTCTAGAAGCACCAAATTTTGAAGAAGGAAGATTTACATACAAAGGCAATTCTTTTTATTGGGATTTTGAGTGGGAGTTTGATCGAAATGCAGTACTTCCAGAAGCACTACGTAATATTAATGAAAGACGCGCAAAAGTAAGAGAAGGAAATAGAGATGCGATGAAAGATCTTTCTGAAGAATATTTTAATGCGTATAATGAGACGAGGATCAGTGAATTCATTTTTGCGTATTTTGCAGAGAAAGAGAAAGCACCAAAATATGAAGCAATTGTAGAAGAAGCAGTGGTCAATGCAATTGAGCATGGTTCATTATACGGTGAGAATGGTCCTGTTAAGGTTCGTATGTATGGTGGTGAGAGAGGAATTCTCACTATTGTTGAGGATAAAGGAAACGGAACAATTCTAAGTAATCTCTCTCCAGAAGAAATTACCATTATGACTGGCAAAAAACAAGAATCAAGAGGTCATGGAAAAGCTCTTTATTCTATGAATAATACTTTTGTAGGGTCAGAACGGGTAAGAGATAGTTTTCAAGTGATCCTATTGTATTTAGTTTAG
- a CDS encoding peptidylprolyl isomerase, translating to MTIKEKDFVEIEYTGKITDSNIVFDTTSQSDAKAAGIFNPKTEYKPMIICIGQGHVLKGIDKFLVGKELGKEYTVDLIPEEGFGKKRADLLQLIATQKFKKHGVNPVPGLQVNIDNTIGLIKTVTGGRTLVDFNHPCAGKNLKYTVKVTKAVTDTKQKVQAMATMLLGAQLITTVDVKDNNASITLMFKLPDELAAKMTEKIKECVPELAEIHYLEKKQDQAKKE from the coding sequence ATGACCATCAAAGAAAAAGATTTTGTTGAAATTGAATATACTGGAAAAATCACAGACAGCAATATTGTTTTCGATACCACAAGCCAAAGCGACGCAAAAGCAGCTGGCATTTTCAATCCAAAGACAGAATACAAACCAATGATTATTTGCATTGGGCAAGGTCATGTTCTCAAAGGCATTGACAAATTCCTCGTGGGCAAAGAACTTGGAAAAGAATACACTGTTGATCTTATTCCAGAAGAAGGGTTTGGCAAAAAACGAGCAGACCTCCTTCAACTTATCGCGACACAGAAATTCAAGAAGCATGGTGTCAATCCTGTTCCAGGATTACAAGTGAACATCGATAATACTATCGGACTTATCAAGACAGTTACTGGTGGACGAACGCTTGTTGATTTCAACCATCCTTGCGCAGGAAAAAATCTAAAATATACTGTCAAAGTTACCAAAGCAGTTACAGACACTAAGCAAAAAGTCCAAGCAATGGCGACTATGCTTTTGGGAGCGCAATTGATTACTACTGTTGATGTCAAAGACAACAACGCATCAATTACGCTGATGTTCAAGCTTCCAGATGAACTCGCAGCAAAAATGACTGAAAAAATCAAGGAATGCGTTCCTGAACTCGCGGAAATTCACTACCTCGAAAAGAAACAAGATCAAGCGAAAAAAGAATAA
- a CDS encoding transcription elongation factor Spt5, translating to MSKMEVMENKDVVVEKNDAPEAAKPEASVHIFALRTTANREDQVMDFIANNVTKKGMHVYSIVRPHGMRGYIFMEAASRSDAEQACFNVPYARGILPSEIQYKEIEHMLESVKQVINIEKGDIVELISGPFKREKAKITRIDKTKEECVVELLEAAVPIPITVKLDAVKVIRRDTEDQSGGAEKARAEAMDDDEGF from the coding sequence ATGAGTAAAATGGAAGTTATGGAAAATAAAGATGTTGTTGTTGAAAAAAATGATGCTCCTGAAGCAGCAAAACCAGAAGCAAGCGTGCACATTTTCGCACTTCGAACCACTGCGAACAGAGAAGACCAAGTTATGGACTTCATCGCGAACAATGTAACTAAAAAAGGAATGCATGTGTATTCTATTGTTCGTCCTCACGGGATGCGCGGCTACATTTTTATGGAAGCCGCTTCGCGCTCTGACGCGGAACAGGCGTGCTTTAACGTTCCGTACGCGCGAGGCATTTTGCCAAGTGAAATTCAATACAAAGAAATTGAACACATGCTTGAATCTGTCAAACAAGTCATCAATATTGAGAAAGGCGACATTGTTGAACTGATTAGCGGTCCATTCAAACGTGAAAAAGCAAAAATTACGCGAATCGACAAAACAAAAGAAGAATGTGTTGTTGAATTGCTTGAAGCAGCTGTTCCAATTCCAATCACTGTCAAATTGGACGCTGTTAAGGTTATTAGACGAGACACAGAAGACCAGAGCGGTGGCGCAGAGAAAGCACGCGCTGAAGCGATGGATGATGATGAAGGATTTTAG
- a CDS encoding XcyI family restriction endonuclease — translation MATDERKQLLIEAHRINYRLRSTFFYRKLNEYNTYEFPETIQKLIPISKDYDWAKYNEWGITKEAFEQINKSGLSLIQVFAHPRLLREHPLLIAYYRNVAALSQKSVSYLSGVHPIRFENGDKNDLTETQAVQLSKLFNEHISLIIESALEGFNNDHIKGLLFASTGAQIDGSWRNAIGDEAEKVVQKLLIKEAIDRSQLTAFLLRDNHSGVERFDDGKIKEQLDRVREFKGFTLKNKRSVLFSSEPDVSILDKDGSTIAVIEVKGGTDPAGALERYGAAKKSFEEALRHNAKVITIFVASCITSEVEGRVKSDKTIQHYYNLTAILTHEDKREKFLDYIFKKLLRC, via the coding sequence ATGGCAACAGATGAAAGAAAACAATTATTGATTGAAGCACACAGGATTAATTACCGGCTTCGATCAACATTCTTTTATAGAAAGCTTAACGAGTATAATACTTATGAATTTCCAGAAACAATTCAAAAACTTATACCGATCTCAAAGGATTATGACTGGGCAAAATACAATGAATGGGGAATAACAAAAGAAGCTTTTGAGCAGATTAATAAATCAGGTTTAAGTTTGATTCAGGTTTTTGCTCATCCTCGATTATTGAGAGAGCATCCTCTTTTAATAGCCTATTATAGAAATGTTGCGGCATTGTCTCAAAAATCGGTAAGTTATCTTAGTGGAGTGCACCCGATAAGATTTGAGAATGGCGATAAGAATGATTTGACAGAAACTCAGGCTGTTCAGTTGTCCAAATTATTCAACGAGCACATTTCTTTGATAATTGAGAGTGCGCTTGAAGGTTTTAACAACGACCATATTAAAGGGCTGTTGTTTGCTTCGACTGGTGCTCAAATAGATGGTTCATGGAGAAATGCCATAGGCGATGAAGCAGAAAAAGTAGTGCAAAAATTACTAATAAAAGAAGCGATTGATAGGTCGCAACTTACAGCTTTTCTGCTTAGAGACAATCATTCAGGAGTTGAACGATTTGATGATGGAAAGATAAAAGAACAATTGGATAGAGTCAGAGAGTTTAAGGGTTTTACTTTGAAAAACAAGCGTTCTGTTCTATTTTCCAGCGAGCCAGATGTTTCAATATTGGATAAGGATGGTTCTACAATAGCAGTTATCGAGGTTAAGGGAGGTACTGATCCTGCTGGAGCTTTGGAGCGTTATGGTGCGGCCAAAAAGTCATTTGAGGAAGCATTAAGACATAATGCAAAGGTTATTACAATTTTTGTAGCAAGCTGTATAACTTCTGAGGTAGAAGGCAGGGTAAAGAGCGATAAAACTATTCAACACTATTACAATTTGACAGCGATTTTAACACATGAAGATAAGAGGGAAAAATTCTTAGACTATATTTTTAAGAAATTGTTGAGATGCTAA
- a CDS encoding 30S ribosomal protein S17e, with the protein MGRIKTMPIKRATNQLVKAYPTAFKKSFAENKELVSKYLDTKSKKIRNTVAGYVTRIMQKSTE; encoded by the coding sequence ATGGGTAGAATTAAAACAATGCCGATTAAAAGAGCGACAAACCAGTTAGTGAAAGCGTATCCGACCGCGTTCAAGAAAAGTTTTGCGGAAAATAAGGAACTTGTTTCAAAATATTTGGACACAAAATCCAAAAAAATCAGAAACACTGTTGCGGGATATGTAACACGAATCATGCAAAAAAGCACAGAGTAA
- a CDS encoding nucleotidyltransferase domain-containing protein, producing MSRQDLIALCYVYVSYLFREKIEDKISAIYLFGSVARGDFDKDSDIDIFIDIKKMDEAAIKRVSESALKKLYAIEGKKWELKGITNPLRVKVGSLDEWDLKESIEREGLIIFGQSTGSGMKKYLLFSFVPSKEPKKRARVLRKLFGRIEKEYIDQGVVQKQNGKILSPRVFIVPALALKEITQFLANERVEYKFEEIWK from the coding sequence TTGAGTAGACAAGATCTCATTGCACTTTGCTATGTGTATGTTAGCTACCTCTTTAGAGAAAAGATAGAAGATAAAATAAGTGCAATCTATCTTTTTGGTTCAGTTGCGCGCGGGGATTTTGATAAAGACAGTGACATAGATATTTTTATTGATATAAAGAAAATGGATGAGGCAGCTATAAAAAGAGTAAGTGAGAGTGCTTTGAAAAAACTATATGCAATAGAAGGAAAAAAATGGGAATTGAAAGGCATTACTAATCCACTGAGAGTAAAAGTAGGTTCTCTTGATGAATGGGACTTAAAGGAAAGCATTGAGCGAGAAGGACTTATTATTTTTGGTCAAAGTACGGGCAGTGGAATGAAAAAATATCTTCTTTTTTCTTTTGTTCCAAGTAAAGAACCAAAAAAGAGGGCTCGTGTTCTCAGAAAACTGTTTGGAAGAATAGAAAAAGAATACATTGACCAAGGAGTAGTCCAAAAACAGAATGGAAAGATTTTATCACCAAGAGTTTTTATTGTTCCTGCTCTTGCGCTCAAAGAAATAACACAATTTCTTGCAAACGAAAGAGTAGAATATAAATTTGAAGAAATATGGAAATGA
- a CDS encoding tyrosine-type recombinase/integrase produces the protein MLDQHYTQQLTDKLTLKGYSPKTIKVYSYFISQFFKTVNKTPESITKTDIENYLLTLINKNYYTATVRLNGAALLFFFQHVLKRELDLTNIIIPKREQKLPKVLSKPQVMAMIEQTTNKKHKLLLLFLYSGGLRISECLALQWKDIDLDNNIIRVNQGKGKKDRITLLAETTKKELFQFVLDKQNNSTYIFTGRNGKLTIKSAQLIVAQAAQKAKILMNVTPHMLRHSFATHLLDQGTDIRYIQDLLGHSSLRTTQIYTHVSKRNIAGIKSPIDY, from the coding sequence ATGCTCGACCAACACTACACCCAACAACTCACAGACAAACTCACCCTGAAAGGATACAGCCCTAAAACTATCAAAGTCTACTCCTACTTCATCAGTCAATTCTTCAAAACAGTCAATAAAACACCAGAATCTATCACCAAAACAGACATCGAAAACTATCTTCTCACGTTGATAAACAAAAACTATTACACCGCTACTGTTCGCCTCAATGGTGCTGCACTTCTCTTCTTCTTTCAACACGTCCTCAAACGAGAATTAGACTTAACAAACATCATAATACCAAAAAGAGAACAAAAATTGCCAAAAGTCCTGTCAAAACCACAAGTCATGGCAATGATCGAACAAACAACCAATAAAAAACACAAACTCCTTTTGCTGTTCTTATATTCTGGTGGATTACGAATCAGCGAATGTCTCGCGTTACAATGGAAAGACATTGATTTAGACAACAACATCATTCGCGTCAATCAGGGAAAAGGAAAAAAAGATAGAATCACGTTGTTGGCGGAAACAACAAAAAAAGAACTCTTCCAATTTGTGTTAGACAAACAAAATAATTCCACATACATTTTCACCGGAAGAAATGGAAAACTCACCATAAAGAGCGCACAACTTATTGTCGCTCAGGCAGCACAAAAAGCGAAAATCCTCATGAACGTCACCCCGCACATGCTTCGCCACAGCTTTGCGACGCATTTGCTCGATCAAGGAACTGATATTCGCTACATTCAAGACCTTCTCGGACATAGCAGTTTACGGACAACACAAATCTACACGCATGTTTCAAAAAGAAATATAGCTGGAATAAAAAGTCCAATCGATTATTAG
- a CDS encoding protein translocase SEC61 complex subunit gamma: MEENQDGVGTQTHTSTGWTHKIKMWILEYKRVLTVTKKPTKEEYLTVVKISGLGILLIGLLGFAVQMIELMFFK, translated from the coding sequence ATGGAAGAAAATCAAGATGGCGTTGGAACACAAACGCACACAAGCACAGGTTGGACGCATAAAATAAAAATGTGGATTTTAGAGTACAAGCGTGTACTTACTGTCACAAAAAAACCAACAAAAGAAGAATATCTTACTGTTGTCAAAATCTCTGGCTTAGGAATCCTGCTTATCGGACTCCTTGGTTTCGCAGTGCAAATGATTGAATTAATGTTTTTCAAATGA
- a CDS encoding isoprenylcysteine carboxylmethyltransferase family protein yields MEKHPLDKGSFWIIVVTAVLFLSASLYDFYVLHWTLYEAKKWYYAGVILFIAGYALRLTSRILLHKQFSVFVALQKEHKLITTGIYKYVRHPIYTAGIISFVGFILITNSFLGLVTGLLLVFPALLYRIHVEEQTLIAHFGDEYVEYKKKVKALIPWII; encoded by the coding sequence ATGGAAAAGCACCCCCTCGATAAAGGATCATTCTGGATAATTGTCGTTACTGCTGTTCTCTTTCTCAGCGCCTCGCTTTATGATTTTTATGTGCTCCACTGGACATTGTATGAAGCAAAAAAATGGTATTATGCAGGAGTTATTTTATTTATCGCGGGATATGCGCTGAGATTGACCTCAAGAATACTGTTACATAAGCAATTCAGTGTTTTTGTCGCGCTGCAAAAAGAACACAAACTCATCACCACAGGAATCTACAAGTATGTCCGTCATCCAATTTACACTGCGGGGATTATTTCATTTGTCGGATTTATTCTCATCACAAACAGTTTTCTTGGACTCGTAACTGGACTTCTTCTGGTGTTTCCAGCATTATTGTATCGCATTCATGTCGAAGAACAAACACTCATTGCGCATTTTGGAGACGAATATGTGGAATACAAGAAAAAAGTAAAAGCGCTAATTCCGTGGATAATATAA
- a CDS encoding FAD-dependent thymidylate synthase — MAYTPEEREALLRFVTSVDAPIYAVKDIPPEMFGALGSYFSRNPKDFRDHILDFIKGTLTEDPELPEEVRIKQREENLKVFLNSDYKTSSQVLKSGMEKSRDFFSRWYGKYGHKSIANVVWQGYVGIGQSQLVARQLAFDQLAFFIEMSTRYVDFNSCQWYKDPDIMNSAFSQLYCETIEMLIKTYNYFIEHGKLHYKRKFPFDTWKQKQSDSDKQKSDAFLARKYDREIAAKAFDLARYCLPQAMPTNFAWILDARSTEFDIAAWKEHPLAEIRNAAAMIESAGGQTLPSLLKHTDNNPYYGDKYYRYHGSFSADAHTLPGKKQLKLLYHHPGALELVLAHVLSNTNSIAFTDAQKLLQHKTMQEKMEMLKRLVAKRTRYDEWVDAAFQMVNVCVEWTSDVGAIRDLRRHQKNQRCEMNYTLDMGYSIPHDVLEMGPDALQVFKDAMERTHDAEKKIRKKFPYQAQYIIPMACLTTLRMNMDLDQVQYMIYTRSTPEGHESYRWDVFHLCEEIAKVYPWILGYETYPVGKNILDVYKDAPFKDIIRMRTEETTLHQ; from the coding sequence ATGGCATATACTCCTGAAGAACGAGAAGCACTTTTACGGTTTGTTACTTCTGTTGACGCCCCTATTTACGCTGTCAAAGATATTCCTCCTGAAATGTTTGGCGCGTTGGGAAGTTATTTCAGCAGAAACCCTAAAGACTTTCGTGATCATATTCTTGATTTTATTAAAGGAACATTAACAGAAGATCCAGAACTCCCAGAAGAAGTTCGGATCAAACAACGAGAAGAAAATCTGAAAGTGTTTTTGAACTCTGACTATAAAACATCGAGTCAGGTCTTGAAATCAGGCATGGAGAAATCTCGTGATTTTTTCAGTCGATGGTATGGCAAATACGGACATAAAAGCATCGCAAACGTTGTTTGGCAGGGCTATGTTGGCATTGGTCAAAGCCAGCTTGTCGCGCGGCAGCTTGCGTTTGATCAACTCGCTTTTTTTATTGAAATGTCCACTCGCTATGTTGATTTCAACAGCTGCCAATGGTACAAAGATCCGGACATCATGAATTCTGCGTTTAGCCAGTTGTATTGCGAAACCATTGAGATGCTGATTAAGACATATAATTATTTTATTGAGCATGGAAAATTGCATTACAAACGAAAATTTCCTTTTGATACATGGAAACAGAAACAATCTGATAGCGATAAACAAAAAAGCGACGCGTTTTTGGCGCGAAAATATGACCGCGAAATCGCTGCAAAAGCGTTTGATCTTGCGCGTTATTGTTTACCACAAGCAATGCCGACGAATTTCGCGTGGATTCTTGACGCGCGCTCTACTGAGTTTGACATTGCCGCATGGAAAGAACATCCGCTTGCTGAAATAAGGAATGCCGCAGCGATGATTGAAAGCGCTGGTGGGCAGACACTTCCTTCTCTGTTGAAACATACAGATAATAATCCATACTATGGAGATAAATATTATCGTTACCATGGTTCTTTTTCCGCTGACGCGCATACGCTTCCTGGCAAAAAACAATTGAAGCTGCTCTATCATCATCCTGGCGCGCTGGAACTTGTGCTTGCACACGTTCTTTCGAATACAAACTCTATCGCGTTTACTGACGCCCAAAAATTATTGCAGCATAAAACAATGCAAGAGAAAATGGAGATGCTCAAGCGACTTGTCGCAAAACGAACGAGGTATGATGAATGGGTTGACGCGGCATTCCAAATGGTGAATGTTTGTGTTGAATGGACATCAGACGTTGGCGCTATTCGCGATCTTCGCAGACACCAGAAAAACCAACGCTGCGAAATGAATTACACGCTTGATATGGGTTATTCTATTCCGCACGATGTTTTGGAAATGGGGCCAGACGCGTTGCAGGTGTTCAAGGACGCGATGGAACGAACCCATGACGCGGAAAAGAAAATCAGAAAGAAATTTCCTTATCAAGCGCAGTACATTATTCCGATGGCTTGCTTGACGACTTTGCGCATGAACATGGATCTTGATCAAGTGCAGTACATGATTTATACGCGATCCACTCCAGAAGGACATGAATCGTATCGATGGGATGTGTTTCATCTTTGTGAAGAGATTGCGAAAGTCTATCCTTGGATTCTTGGCTATGAAACATATCCTGTTGGAAAGAATATACTTGACGTATACAAGGACGCGCCTTTCAAGGATATTATTCGGATGCGAACTGAGGAGACGACGCTGCATCAATAA